The Longimicrobiales bacterium genome contains a region encoding:
- a CDS encoding response regulator transcription factor codes for MTPATSLARARAAYVRRNWADAFSAFSAADDDTPLAAEDLFRLGTAALLIGREQDFTMSLDRAHRAHLEAGDAARAARCAFWIGFRQASEGDIGQATGWFARARRLLEREPGEHVEHGYLLLPLLHQHMATGDFEAAQRAAAEAVRIAAAFGDAELHALAVHFQGRALLEQARLQEGLALLDESMVAVATGELSPPVTGLIYCSMIGACRRIHALGRAREWTAALQDWCDRQPTMVSYTGQCLAYRAEIMQLRGTWDEAMAEAKRACERGEQASDRAAVAQAHYQQGEVHRLRGNFVAAEESYRDASRWGREPQPGYALLRLAQGNVEAARAGIRRVLAETQDTLHRARLLPACVEICLAAGDIEDAALACRDLETAAAGCDASIHRTVVAHACGAVELARGDASAALVRLRRALNGWQEMDAMWHAAHVRVLIARACRALGDVDAGDLELDAAAAAFTHLGAAPDIERVDRLRRTDVETVQDRAAKRHASTARAARHGLTPRELEVLALVATGRTNRAIADALVISEKTVARHVSNIFGKLSVTSRAAATAWAYEHGLVPASD; via the coding sequence ATGACTCCGGCGACTTCGCTGGCTCGGGCCCGCGCTGCCTATGTCCGACGGAACTGGGCCGATGCCTTTTCGGCGTTCTCCGCTGCGGACGATGACACTCCGCTGGCTGCGGAGGATCTGTTTCGACTGGGGACGGCCGCACTCCTGATCGGCCGCGAACAGGACTTCACCATGTCTCTGGACCGCGCCCATCGCGCCCACCTCGAGGCGGGCGATGCCGCGCGCGCGGCCCGATGCGCATTCTGGATCGGATTCCGCCAGGCCAGCGAGGGTGATATCGGCCAGGCCACCGGCTGGTTCGCCCGCGCGCGGCGGCTGCTGGAACGCGAACCGGGCGAGCACGTCGAGCACGGCTACCTGCTGCTTCCGCTCTTGCACCAGCACATGGCTACCGGCGACTTCGAAGCGGCGCAACGGGCGGCGGCAGAAGCAGTGCGCATCGCCGCCGCGTTCGGTGACGCGGAGCTGCACGCACTGGCCGTGCATTTCCAGGGACGCGCACTCCTCGAGCAGGCGCGCCTCCAGGAGGGGCTGGCGCTGCTGGACGAGTCCATGGTCGCGGTCGCGACGGGCGAGCTGTCGCCGCCCGTCACGGGCCTCATCTACTGCAGCATGATCGGCGCATGTCGTCGCATCCACGCGCTCGGTCGCGCGCGCGAATGGACGGCCGCTCTTCAGGACTGGTGCGACCGGCAGCCGACCATGGTCAGCTACACGGGCCAGTGTCTCGCGTACCGCGCCGAGATCATGCAGCTGCGCGGCACGTGGGACGAGGCCATGGCGGAAGCGAAGCGCGCCTGTGAGCGCGGCGAGCAGGCATCGGACCGCGCGGCGGTCGCGCAGGCGCACTACCAGCAAGGCGAGGTACATCGGCTGAGGGGGAATTTCGTCGCGGCGGAGGAGTCATATCGCGACGCGAGCCGCTGGGGCAGGGAGCCGCAGCCGGGTTACGCGCTGCTGCGCCTCGCGCAGGGAAACGTCGAGGCGGCACGCGCGGGCATCCGTCGCGTGCTCGCCGAAACGCAGGACACGCTGCATCGCGCGCGCCTGCTTCCCGCGTGCGTCGAGATCTGCCTCGCCGCCGGCGATATCGAGGACGCGGCGCTCGCCTGTCGCGACCTGGAGACTGCGGCGGCTGGCTGTGACGCGAGTATCCACCGTACCGTCGTGGCTCACGCGTGTGGTGCGGTCGAGCTCGCACGCGGCGATGCTTCCGCTGCGCTGGTCCGCCTCCGTCGCGCGTTGAACGGATGGCAGGAGATGGATGCGATGTGGCACGCCGCACACGTGCGCGTGCTGATCGCCCGCGCCTGCCGCGCGCTCGGCGACGTGGACGCGGGCGATCTCGAGCTCGATGCGGCCGCCGCCGCCTTCACACATCTCGGCGCAGCGCCCGATATCGAGCGCGTTGACCGGCTGCGCCGCACCGACGTCGAAACGGTGCAGGACCGCGCAGCAAAACGGCACGCATCGACGGCACGTGCTGCCCGCCACGGACTGACGCCGCGCGAGCTGGAGGTGCTCGCACTCGTGGCGACCGGCAGAACGAACCGTGCGATCGCTGACGCTCTCGTCATCAGTGAGAAGACCGTCGCACGGCACGTGAGCAACATCTTCGGCAAGCTCTCGGTCACATCACGCGCGGCAGCAACGGCATGGGCGTACGAGCACGGCCTGGTGCCCGCGAGCGACTGA
- a CDS encoding signal peptidase II — protein sequence MVAALAVRIRAILAHDVLRFAMLVAAAAFLLDWATKSWALETLEHAAMPLGSLMLGVERNDALAFSTGSGHLPAAVVVALRLAALAGAVYLWLRVGTRSRRLAAGFALLVAGGSGNAADMLFRGGAVVDFIHAGPFHVRGELVHAGIVFNAADVAILLAIGLLAPLIHEWSAGSQRRIANWEERFLRHLRGGSDAPPPGDARP from the coding sequence ATGGTTGCCGCTCTCGCCGTCCGGATTCGAGCGATCCTCGCTCATGACGTGCTTCGCTTCGCGATGCTCGTGGCGGCGGCGGCCTTCCTGCTGGACTGGGCGACCAAGTCGTGGGCGCTGGAGACGCTCGAGCACGCGGCCATGCCGCTCGGCTCCCTGATGCTCGGAGTCGAGCGGAACGACGCACTGGCATTCTCCACCGGCTCGGGGCACCTGCCCGCCGCCGTGGTCGTGGCGCTGCGCCTCGCGGCGCTGGCGGGCGCCGTGTATCTGTGGCTGCGCGTCGGCACGCGAAGTCGTCGGTTGGCTGCCGGCTTCGCGCTGCTGGTCGCCGGCGGCTCAGGCAACGCAGCCGACATGCTGTTCCGGGGCGGCGCGGTCGTGGACTTCATCCACGCCGGACCGTTTCACGTACGCGGCGAACTGGTGCACGCAGGCATCGTGTTCAATGCAGCAGACGTCGCTATCCTGCTCGCCATCGGCCTGCTGGCTCCACTGATCCACGAGTGGTCGGCCGGCAGTCAGCGTCGCATAGCGAACTGGGAGGAGCGATTCCTCCGGCACCTGCGGGGCGGCAGCGACGCACCGCCGCCCGGCGACGCCCGGCCGTGA
- a CDS encoding zinc-dependent alcohol dehydrogenase, which produces MRAVCWHGTEDVRVDTVPDPEILDPRDAIVKITSTAICGSDLHLYDGFMPMMKEGDIIGHEPMGEVVEVGSAVRNLRQGDRVVVPFTISCGSCFFCQRSLYSHCDNTNPNAPAAEKMMGHSPAGLFGYSHMLGGYAGGQAEYLRVPFADVGPVKIENGIADEKVLFLSDILPTGWMAAENADIEEGDTVAVWGAGPVGQMAMMSARLMGAARVIAIDRVPERLEMARQHNRADTIDFDHESVSERLMELTGGRGPDRCIDAVGTEAHGTGFVDSVMDNVKQKVRLGTDRAHALREAIINCRKGGTVSIPGVYIGMVDKIPVGAAMNKGLTLKTGQTHVQRYTKPLLEKIQQGEIDPSFVITHRLPLEEAPDAYLTFRDKQDGCIKVVLTA; this is translated from the coding sequence GTGAGAGCGGTTTGCTGGCATGGCACGGAGGACGTGCGGGTCGACACGGTGCCCGACCCCGAGATCCTGGATCCGCGCGACGCGATCGTGAAGATCACGTCCACGGCGATCTGCGGATCCGACCTGCACCTCTACGACGGCTTCATGCCGATGATGAAGGAGGGAGACATCATCGGACACGAGCCGATGGGTGAGGTGGTGGAAGTCGGCAGCGCGGTGAGGAACCTGAGACAGGGCGATCGTGTGGTGGTGCCGTTCACGATCTCGTGCGGCAGCTGCTTCTTCTGCCAGCGTTCGCTGTACTCACATTGCGACAATACGAATCCGAACGCACCGGCTGCGGAGAAGATGATGGGTCATTCACCGGCCGGGCTCTTCGGTTATTCGCACATGCTGGGAGGGTACGCGGGTGGTCAGGCGGAATACCTGCGCGTGCCGTTTGCCGACGTGGGGCCGGTGAAGATCGAAAACGGCATTGCCGACGAGAAGGTTCTGTTCCTGTCCGACATCCTGCCGACGGGGTGGATGGCGGCCGAGAACGCGGACATCGAGGAGGGCGACACGGTCGCCGTGTGGGGCGCGGGTCCGGTGGGCCAGATGGCGATGATGAGCGCCCGGCTGATGGGTGCAGCACGCGTCATCGCGATCGACCGCGTTCCGGAACGGCTCGAGATGGCGCGTCAGCACAATCGCGCGGATACGATCGACTTCGATCACGAGAGCGTGTCGGAACGGCTGATGGAGCTGACAGGCGGACGCGGTCCGGACCGCTGCATCGATGCGGTCGGCACCGAGGCGCATGGCACCGGTTTTGTCGACTCCGTGATGGACAACGTGAAGCAGAAGGTCAGGCTGGGGACGGACCGCGCGCATGCGCTCCGGGAGGCCATTATCAACTGCCGGAAGGGCGGAACGGTATCGATCCCGGGCGTCTACATCGGCATGGTCGACAAGATCCCGGTCGGTGCGGCGATGAACAAGGGCCTGACGCTGAAGACGGGACAGACGCATGTGCAGCGTTACACGAAGCCGCTGCTCGAGAAAATCCAGCAGGGCGAGATCGATCCGTCATTCGTCATCACCCATCGCCTGCCGCTCGAGGAAGCGCCCGACGCCTATCTCACATTCCGCGACAAGCAGGACGGCTGTATCAAGGTGGTTCTTACGGCCTGA
- a CDS encoding DUF4112 domain-containing protein, protein MTPAPRRGKSEPPSTSAAPAAADPPRAARGPQRVAWLLDDVIRIPGTNLRFGIDPLLGLLPGGGDLAGGVLSGYIILAAARAGAPSSVLVRMGLNVVVDAVVGTVPLLGDLFDAGYKANRRNAALLQRYVAAPAPVQRSNRAVLVLVLTALALVLIGAAALGILLLRWLIGQF, encoded by the coding sequence GTGACGCCAGCGCCACGACGCGGCAAGTCGGAACCGCCATCGACATCGGCCGCGCCGGCTGCGGCCGACCCTCCCAGAGCTGCGCGCGGCCCGCAGCGTGTCGCGTGGCTGCTCGATGACGTCATCCGCATCCCCGGCACGAACCTGCGCTTCGGAATCGACCCGCTTCTCGGCCTCCTGCCGGGCGGCGGCGACCTCGCCGGCGGTGTCCTCTCCGGCTACATCATCCTCGCGGCGGCGCGTGCCGGCGCCCCATCATCGGTGCTCGTGCGGATGGGCCTGAACGTGGTTGTCGACGCCGTCGTGGGGACGGTACCGCTGCTCGGCGATCTCTTCGATGCCGGCTACAAGGCCAATCGCCGGAACGCGGCACTGCTCCAGCGCTACGTCGCGGCGCCGGCGCCGGTGCAACGGAGCAATCGTGCAGTACTGGTCCTGGTGCTGACTGCGCTGGCACTTGTGCTCATCGGCGCGGCCGCCCTCGGCATCCTCCTGCTGCGGTGGCTCATAGGCCAGTTCTGA
- a CDS encoding Na+/H+ antiporter NhaC family protein — protein sequence MTSEPRRSRVPHTLVLLFGMIVLALLLTYVLPAGQYERVENEHGRMQVVPGSYEATPEHPTLSPITVFTAVPRGLEAAAEIIFFVFIIGGAFAVLRETGAIDALLGAALRRLGHRPLWLLIGGVLIFMAGSSTIGMAEEYLPFIPVLVALALALGYDALTGVAIVTIGYAVGYGVATINPFTVLIAQDVAGLQPASGLWYRLVLSAVFVPIGVHHLWRYATRVKNDPSRSLVADIPPPAASTAHETTMLTGTHRLALVAVAITLAVLIYGLTRLGWYLVEMSALFLALALALALVGRIDGDRAARAFGTGAAELTMTALLIGFARAIQVVLDDGGVIDTIVHGLSIPLQTMGPSLAAVGMLVVQTLTNFLIPSGSGQAYVTMPIMAPLADVVGVSRQVAVLAFQFGDGFTNILVPTNPVIIGMLAIAGVPYDRWLRFVLPFMLKVWAVAAIALAAGVWLGVE from the coding sequence ATGACGTCAGAGCCGCGACGGTCCCGCGTCCCGCACACGCTCGTGCTGCTGTTCGGCATGATCGTCCTCGCCCTCCTGCTCACCTATGTGCTGCCGGCCGGCCAGTATGAGCGCGTCGAGAACGAGCATGGCCGTATGCAGGTCGTGCCGGGGAGCTATGAGGCGACGCCCGAGCACCCGACGCTTTCGCCCATCACCGTCTTTACGGCCGTGCCGCGCGGCCTCGAGGCGGCGGCCGAGATCATCTTCTTCGTCTTCATCATCGGCGGCGCCTTCGCCGTGCTGCGCGAGACCGGCGCGATCGACGCACTCCTGGGCGCCGCGTTGCGCCGGCTTGGACATCGCCCGCTGTGGCTGCTGATCGGCGGTGTGCTCATCTTCATGGCGGGTTCCAGTACCATCGGCATGGCCGAAGAATACCTGCCGTTCATTCCGGTCCTCGTCGCACTGGCGCTCGCACTCGGTTACGACGCCCTCACCGGTGTGGCGATCGTGACGATCGGCTACGCCGTCGGATACGGCGTCGCGACCATCAACCCGTTTACCGTGCTGATCGCCCAGGATGTCGCCGGTCTCCAGCCTGCATCCGGGCTGTGGTATCGCCTCGTGCTCTCCGCCGTGTTCGTCCCGATCGGCGTGCACCACCTGTGGCGTTACGCCACGCGCGTGAAGAACGATCCGTCACGCAGCCTGGTCGCCGATATACCCCCGCCTGCCGCGAGCACCGCGCACGAAACGACGATGCTCACCGGCACACACCGCCTCGCGCTCGTCGCCGTCGCGATCACTCTCGCCGTGCTCATCTACGGTCTCACGCGCCTGGGCTGGTACCTCGTCGAGATGAGTGCCCTGTTCCTCGCCCTCGCCCTCGCGCTCGCCCTCGTCGGCCGCATCGACGGGGACCGCGCCGCCCGCGCGTTCGGCACCGGCGCCGCCGAGCTCACGATGACCGCTCTCCTCATCGGCTTCGCCCGCGCTATCCAGGTGGTGCTCGATGATGGCGGGGTCATCGACACCATCGTCCACGGCCTCTCCATTCCTCTCCAGACCATGGGGCCGTCACTGGCCGCTGTCGGCATGCTCGTCGTGCAGACGCTGACCAACTTTCTGATCCCGTCAGGCAGCGGCCAGGCGTATGTCACAATGCCGATCATGGCGCCGCTCGCCGACGTCGTCGGCGTCTCCCGCCAGGTCGCCGTCCTCGCATTCCAGTTCGGCGACGGCTTCACTAACATCCTCGTGCCCACGAACCCCGTCATCATCGGAATGCTCGCCATCGCCGGCGTGCCTTACGACCGCTGGCTCCGTTTCGTGCTGCCGTTCATGCTGAAGGTCTGGGCCGTCGCCGCCATCGCGCTGGCGGCCGGGGTCTGGCTCGGCGTGGAGTAA
- a CDS encoding sugar phosphate isomerase/epimerase yields the protein MTPTRRSFLATLGTAAIGALIRPGCAPAATRARIERVGLQLYTVRTEMRRDLEGTLARVAEIGYREVEFAGYFDRTPAQIAALLERHSLAAPSTHIGLDQMQSDWERVAQDAAAIGHTYVTVPWLAAQERRTVDDWKRTAADFNEQARRARSAGLRFAYHNHDFEFTRIADVVPFDVLLAGTDPDLVDFELDIYWITRAGFDAVDYLVRFPGRFTMTHLKDSGGAPDHEMVDVGSGSIDFAHVIAAANASGVRHHFVEHDRPADALSSIRSSYAYLSDINNN from the coding sequence GTGACCCCCACCCGAAGATCGTTTCTGGCAACGCTCGGCACTGCCGCCATCGGTGCCCTCATCCGGCCCGGGTGCGCTCCGGCCGCGACACGCGCGCGCATCGAGCGTGTGGGTCTGCAGTTGTACACGGTGCGCACCGAAATGCGGCGCGATCTCGAGGGCACGCTCGCGCGCGTCGCCGAGATCGGGTACCGCGAGGTCGAGTTCGCAGGGTATTTCGACCGCACGCCTGCGCAGATCGCCGCGCTGCTCGAGCGCCACTCGCTCGCAGCGCCGTCGACGCATATCGGACTCGACCAGATGCAGAGCGACTGGGAACGCGTCGCACAGGATGCAGCCGCGATCGGTCACACCTATGTCACCGTCCCGTGGCTCGCGGCGCAGGAGCGCCGCACAGTCGACGACTGGAAGCGTACTGCAGCGGATTTCAACGAGCAGGCACGGCGGGCGCGCAGTGCCGGGCTCCGCTTCGCCTATCACAATCACGACTTCGAGTTCACCCGCATCGCCGACGTCGTGCCATTCGATGTGCTGCTCGCCGGGACCGATCCCGACCTGGTCGACTTCGAGCTGGACATATACTGGATCACGCGGGCTGGCTTCGATGCAGTGGACTATCTGGTGCGGTTCCCCGGCCGCTTCACGATGACGCACCTCAAGGACTCCGGCGGGGCGCCGGATCATGAGATGGTGGACGTCGGCAGTGGCTCGATCGATTTCGCGCACGTCATCGCCGCCGCGAATGCCTCCGGCGTGCGCCATCATTTTGTCGAGCACGACCGGCCGGCGGATGCGCTGTCGTCGATTCGCTCGAGCTACGCATACCTATCCGATATCAACAACAACTGA
- a CDS encoding ABC transporter permease: MPRPELWQDARYAFRTLSKQPAFALAAVLALGLGTGAATAVFSLLDAVVLRPLPYDEPARLVMLWDTRPSEERMHDQLSPVTALDYRAQTHVFEDLAVWWRPEANLVDDAGEPMRVSTVEVSENLFDVLGVRAAVGRTFERDSTLHGEPAEVVISDALWRSRFGGSSDVLGRTVRLNGFSYAIVGVMPPGFEFPDRTAVWQRLNWPLAQHSRHAHFMEAVARLRPGITAAAATAELERLALRLGEEFPASNADWSARAVPLRTELAGMFQPGLIALFGASGLLLLIACINVANLLLARAGARAGEVAVRSALGATRSRLVRQFLIESLVLALAGTVLGLLIATFAVRGFLAWSPIEVPMADGVGVNGVVLAFTALVVLLTTLLFGLIPALRVSGANLQDVLRDEIRGAAGSRHGARSRGALVIAEVALAVALLAGAGLLIRSVGALLGEETGVTETRPISVDIQLPEAEYEWPDVARFYGRLVTELRDDPQITNAGVTNFLPLEAGWRVPYGVPGVPTPPDDPPIAQYHTVDEGYFETLGVRLVDGRWFEERDDANGRPVVIINAALAERAWPGQRAVGRTVLGLANGIGPLGRRLGSENEHEVIGVVADVRNASITAPAEPAIYSSVRQFPFYRMYVVADGGGTAGQLLGRIRHHAQRLDPSLPLGEARTIERVLARPTDASRFLMLLMTTFAALALVLAAIGIYGILSFTVLQRRREIGVRMALGARPADVLGLVVRQGVILGAIGAGIGLLLAIYGARFLGSLLYGVRPVDPATLAGVVALVLVITAVACIAPVLRAVATNPVQTLRGD, from the coding sequence ATGCCCCGCCCTGAGCTCTGGCAGGACGCGCGCTACGCATTCCGCACGCTGTCGAAGCAGCCGGCATTCGCGCTGGCCGCGGTCCTGGCCCTCGGATTGGGGACGGGAGCCGCGACGGCGGTGTTCAGCCTCCTCGATGCCGTAGTGCTCCGTCCTCTGCCGTACGACGAGCCGGCGCGTCTGGTGATGCTCTGGGACACGCGGCCGTCCGAGGAGCGCATGCACGACCAGCTGTCTCCCGTCACCGCGCTGGATTACCGTGCGCAGACGCATGTCTTCGAGGACCTCGCCGTCTGGTGGCGACCGGAAGCGAATCTTGTGGATGACGCGGGCGAGCCGATGCGGGTGAGCACCGTCGAGGTGAGCGAGAACCTGTTCGATGTGCTGGGCGTACGCGCCGCCGTTGGCCGCACGTTCGAACGCGATTCGACGCTGCACGGCGAGCCGGCGGAAGTCGTGATCAGTGATGCGTTGTGGCGCTCGCGGTTCGGTGGCAGCTCTGATGTGCTCGGCCGCACGGTGCGCCTCAACGGCTTCAGCTACGCGATAGTGGGCGTGATGCCTCCGGGCTTCGAGTTCCCGGACCGGACGGCGGTGTGGCAGCGGCTCAACTGGCCGCTCGCGCAGCACAGCCGCCATGCACACTTCATGGAGGCGGTGGCGCGGCTGCGCCCCGGTATCACCGCGGCCGCCGCAACGGCCGAGCTCGAGCGGCTCGCATTGCGGCTGGGCGAGGAGTTCCCGGCATCGAACGCGGACTGGTCGGCGCGCGCAGTCCCGCTGCGCACCGAGCTGGCCGGCATGTTCCAGCCGGGTCTGATCGCGCTGTTCGGCGCATCCGGCCTGCTCCTGCTGATCGCGTGCATCAACGTCGCCAACCTTCTGCTCGCGCGCGCCGGCGCACGAGCGGGCGAAGTTGCGGTGCGGAGTGCCCTCGGCGCGACACGATCCCGGCTCGTGCGTCAGTTCCTCATCGAGAGTCTGGTCCTTGCCCTTGCCGGGACCGTACTCGGTCTGCTCATCGCGACGTTCGCCGTCCGCGGCTTTCTCGCCTGGTCGCCGATCGAAGTCCCGATGGCCGACGGCGTGGGTGTGAATGGTGTCGTGCTCGCCTTCACCGCACTCGTCGTGCTGCTCACCACACTGCTTTTTGGTCTGATTCCAGCGCTCCGGGTGTCGGGAGCCAACCTCCAGGACGTGCTGCGCGATGAGATCCGCGGTGCGGCGGGGTCGCGACACGGAGCACGCTCGCGCGGCGCACTCGTCATTGCCGAGGTCGCACTCGCCGTTGCGCTCCTCGCCGGCGCGGGACTGCTCATCCGCAGCGTCGGCGCACTGCTCGGTGAGGAGACGGGTGTCACCGAGACACGACCCATCAGCGTCGACATACAGCTTCCGGAAGCCGAGTACGAGTGGCCGGACGTCGCACGATTCTACGGCCGCCTCGTGACCGAGCTGCGCGACGATCCGCAGATCACGAACGCCGGCGTAACGAACTTCCTGCCGCTCGAGGCCGGCTGGCGCGTGCCTTACGGCGTGCCCGGTGTGCCGACTCCGCCCGACGACCCGCCGATCGCGCAGTACCACACGGTCGACGAAGGCTACTTCGAGACACTCGGTGTGCGCCTCGTCGACGGCCGCTGGTTCGAGGAGCGCGATGATGCGAATGGGCGTCCGGTCGTGATCATCAATGCGGCGCTCGCGGAGCGAGCGTGGCCGGGGCAGAGAGCCGTGGGGCGTACGGTCCTCGGACTGGCGAACGGCATCGGACCGCTCGGACGCCGTCTCGGGTCGGAGAACGAGCACGAAGTCATCGGCGTCGTTGCCGATGTCAGGAATGCGTCAATCACTGCACCGGCTGAGCCGGCGATCTACTCGTCGGTGCGGCAGTTCCCGTTCTACCGGATGTACGTTGTCGCGGATGGTGGCGGCACGGCGGGTCAGCTGCTCGGCCGCATTCGCCACCACGCCCAGCGGCTCGACCCCTCGCTGCCGCTCGGTGAAGCTCGCACGATTGAGCGCGTGCTCGCGCGGCCGACCGATGCGTCGCGGTTCCTGATGCTGCTCATGACCACGTTCGCCGCGCTCGCCCTCGTGCTTGCTGCCATCGGCATTTACGGTATCCTGTCGTTCACCGTGCTCCAGCGCCGTCGGGAGATCGGCGTACGCATGGCACTCGGGGCGCGGCCGGCGGATGTTCTGGGACTCGTCGTGCGACAGGGTGTCATCCTCGGCGCGATCGGCGCGGGCATCGGCCTGCTGCTGGCCATATACGGCGCGCGGTTCCTCGGCTCGCTGCTCTATGGCGTCCGCCCCGTCGACCCGGCGACACTCGCCGGCGTGGTCGCGCTCGTGCTGGTGATCACGGCGGTAGCGTGCATCGCACCCGTCCTGCGGGCCGTTGCAACCAATCCGGTGCAGACCCTGCGGGGCGACTAG
- a CDS encoding NAD(P)-binding domain-containing protein, with product MRSARVSERIHTVVIGGGQAGLSVGYHLARRRVPFVILDASERIGDSWRARWDSLHLFTPACFDGLDGMTFPAAPWSFPTKDAMADYLEAYAAEFDLPVRTGVRVDGLKRVGGRFRVSAGDVVIEADNVVVAMANFQKPRVPSFARDLDPSIVQLHSSEYRSPAQLRDGPVLVVGAGNSGAEIAIEVARTHTTTLAGRDTGQVPFRIDSRAARFLLPVVFRLLFHRVLSVATPVGRRVRRKVIAVGGPLIRVKGSDLAAAGVERLPKVTNVRGGLPVAGDAVIDAANIIWCTGFHPGFEWIDIPVHGDIEPRHHRGVAADVPGLYFVGLHFLSAMSSVMIHGVGRDADRIAKRIAGRPNSVTGRPRPARVAVGAGR from the coding sequence ATGAGAAGCGCGCGCGTGTCGGAACGGATTCACACGGTCGTGATTGGCGGCGGTCAGGCCGGCCTCTCCGTCGGATATCATCTCGCCCGCCGGCGCGTGCCGTTCGTGATACTCGACGCCAGCGAGCGGATCGGCGACTCCTGGCGCGCACGCTGGGACTCGCTCCACCTGTTCACGCCCGCCTGCTTCGACGGCCTCGATGGCATGACCTTCCCGGCGGCGCCGTGGTCGTTTCCGACGAAGGATGCGATGGCAGACTACCTGGAGGCGTACGCGGCAGAGTTCGACCTGCCGGTCCGCACGGGCGTTCGCGTCGATGGCCTGAAACGGGTGGGTGGCCGCTTCCGGGTCTCTGCAGGCGACGTCGTCATCGAGGCGGACAACGTCGTAGTTGCGATGGCGAACTTCCAGAAGCCACGTGTACCTTCATTCGCACGCGACCTGGATCCGTCCATCGTTCAGCTGCACTCGAGCGAGTACCGCAGCCCCGCGCAGCTCCGTGATGGGCCCGTGCTCGTTGTCGGTGCCGGCAATTCCGGTGCTGAGATCGCGATCGAAGTCGCGCGGACGCATACGACGACGCTTGCCGGTCGCGATACGGGGCAGGTGCCGTTCCGCATCGATAGCCGCGCTGCACGCTTTCTCCTGCCCGTCGTATTCCGCCTTCTGTTTCATCGTGTGCTCAGCGTCGCGACACCGGTCGGCCGGCGTGTGCGGCGCAAGGTCATTGCCGTCGGCGGTCCGCTCATCCGTGTGAAGGGGAGTGATCTCGCGGCGGCAGGCGTTGAGCGACTTCCGAAGGTCACGAATGTCCGTGGCGGGCTGCCCGTGGCGGGCGACGCCGTGATCGATGCCGCGAACATCATCTGGTGCACGGGATTCCATCCGGGCTTCGAGTGGATCGATATTCCGGTGCACGGCGATATCGAGCCGCGACACCATCGCGGAGTCGCCGCGGACGTCCCGGGTCTCTATTTCGTCGGTCTCCACTTCCTGTCGGCGATGTCGTCGGTAATGATCCACGGCGTCGGCCGTGATGCCGACCGGATCGCAAAGCGCATAGCCGGGCGGCCGAATTCCGTGACAGGCAGGCCGAGGCCCGCGCGTGTGGCTGTTGGAGCCGGGCGTTGA
- a CDS encoding L,D-transpeptidase, translating to MRKWHVGAIVAVLLVITGVAFMSTRPQQDDGASATMSFEEAAVRMRIDISERKLYVEENGSVIESYNVAVGTAEHPTPRGSYSVQHMIWNPRWVPPDSDWAKDEKVREPGDPKNPMGRVKIFFKEPTYYIHGTNAESSIGTAASHGCVRMLNQDVIELAQLLIDTTGAPIEPGLIQRLINRVRQTREVRLHEAVPLLVEA from the coding sequence ATGAGGAAGTGGCATGTGGGCGCGATCGTCGCGGTCCTCCTGGTGATCACGGGTGTGGCGTTCATGAGCACCCGGCCGCAGCAGGATGACGGTGCGTCGGCCACGATGTCGTTCGAAGAAGCAGCGGTTCGCATGCGCATCGACATCAGCGAGCGCAAGCTGTACGTCGAGGAGAACGGCAGCGTGATCGAGTCGTACAATGTTGCGGTCGGCACGGCCGAGCACCCGACGCCGCGCGGATCGTATTCCGTGCAGCACATGATCTGGAATCCGCGCTGGGTACCACCCGATTCCGACTGGGCGAAGGACGAGAAGGTACGTGAGCCGGGCGACCCGAAGAATCCAATGGGGCGCGTGAAGATCTTCTTCAAGGAGCCCACGTACTACATTCACGGCACCAATGCCGAGAGCAGCATCGGCACGGCCGCATCACACGGCTGCGTCCGCATGCTGAACCAGGATGTGATCGAGCTCGCGCAGCTCCTCATCGACACCACGGGAGCGCCGATCGAGCCCGGTCTCATCCAGCGCCTCATCAACCGCGTACGCCAGACGCGTGAAGTGCGGCTGCACGAGGCCGTGCCGCTCCTCGTCGAGGCCTGA